In a genomic window of Phragmites australis chromosome 14, lpPhrAust1.1, whole genome shotgun sequence:
- the LOC133891303 gene encoding probable carboxylesterase 2 produces MAMHGNKSAPAVTKKAEAEIANDMRPFLIRFKDGRIKRLATSTFVPASEAPGATGVATRDVVIDPGTGVSARLFLCVGAVTTGTRLPLVVYFHGGAFCTGSAFSELFHSYAASLSARARALVVSVDYRLAPEHPIPAAYDDAWAALRWVASLSDPWIAYHADHKRMFLAGESAGANIAHNLAVRAAFPDGNNIDIDVEGIVLLQPFFWGPERLPSETNRHDGPIFVPEFVDTLWPFLTAGAAGNDDPRINPRADQVASLRCRRALVAVAAKDVSRDRGCRYAAWLRHGEWCREVTLVVSEGEDHGFHLYRPARASAVALMDHVVELINGRAPLPITNAETELPHEHPAATMHLLARDGTNELAVGRAKSLATSVALEPGRVSSTNVVQQGPFPAAALGRFVARSCL; encoded by the coding sequence ATGGCCATGCATGGAAACAAGAGTGCTCCGGCGGTTACTAAGAAAGCTGAGGCTGAGATCGCCAATGACATGCGTCCATTCCTGATAAGGTTCAAGGACGGCCGCATCAAGCGGCTTGCGACCAGCACCTTCGTGCCGGCGTCCGAGGCGCCAGGGGCAACCGGGGTTGCAACGAGGGACGTCGTCATCGACCCTGGCACCGGCGTGTCCGCGCGGCTCTTTCTTTGTGTTGGTGCAGTCACGACGGGCACGAGGCTCCCGCTCGTGGTCTACTTCCATGGCGGCGCCTTCTGCACCGGGAGTGCCTTCTCCGAGTTGTTTCACAGTTACGCCGCCTCCCTGTCGGCGCGCGCAAGGGCGCTTGTCGTCTCGGTGGACTATCGGCTGGCGCCGGAGCACCCCATCCCCGCGGCCTACGACGATGCGTGGGCGGCGCTCCGGTGGGTGGCGTCCCTCTCCGACCCTTGGATCGCCTACCATGCCGACCACAAGCGCATGTTCCTTGCTGGCGAGAGCGCCGGCGCCAACATCGCGCACAACTTAGCGGTGCGTGCTGCCTTCCCAGACGGCAACAACATCGACATCGACGTCGAGGGCATTGTCCTCTTGCAGCCCTTCTTCTGGGGCCCAGAGCGACTGCCATCCGAAACGAACCGGCACGATGGGCCGATATTCGTGCCGGAGTTTGTGGACACCCTCTGGCCATTCCTGACGGCGGGAGCGGCTGGCAACGACGATCCCCGCATCAACCCGCGGGCAGACCAGGTGGCGTCGTTGCGGTGCCGGCGCGCGCTGGTCGCCGTGGCAGCGAAGGACGTGAGCAGGGACCGCGGGTGTCGGTACGCGGCATGGCTGCGCCACGGCGAGTGGTGCCGTGAGGTAACGCTCGTGGTGTCAGAGGGCGAGGACCACGGGTTCCACCTCTACCGGCCGGCACGCGCCAGCGCCGTGGCGCTCATGGACCACGTCGTCGAGCTCATCAACGGGAGGGCGCCGTTGCCGATCACCAACGCCGAAACGGAGCTCCCCCACGAGCACCCTGCGGCCACGATGCATTTGCTTGCGCGGGATGGCACGAATGAACTTGCGGTTGGACGTGCAAAATCATTGGCAACAAGTGTTGCACTGGAGCCGGGCCGAGTCAGTTCTACTAACGTAGTCCAACAGGGTCCATTTCCTGCTGCAGCACTGGGAAGATTTGTGGCTAGGAGCTgtctgtag